The Methanoregula boonei 6A8 genome has a window encoding:
- a CDS encoding CBS domain-containing protein, with translation MHIPSPEELRSRRETLGLRQTEIARRAGISQSMVARIEAGSVDPRVSTLNKIIAVLNNAEPRKVTAGQIMHTPVLSVPPQASISQALELFEKNNVSQLPVIERGAPVGCVSESAIVKALGQQRLHPAHPVIVRDFIEPGFPTVPPDMDVETVINILQQNHAVLVTEGRLVKGVITKHDLITLIV, from the coding sequence ATGCATATCCCCAGTCCTGAAGAACTCCGTTCCCGCCGTGAAACACTGGGTCTCCGGCAGACCGAAATTGCCCGCAGGGCAGGGATCAGCCAGTCAATGGTGGCCCGGATCGAGGCCGGAAGCGTAGACCCCCGGGTCAGCACCTTGAATAAGATCATTGCGGTTCTCAATAATGCCGAACCCCGGAAAGTTACGGCCGGCCAGATCATGCACACGCCGGTACTTTCTGTCCCGCCGCAGGCAAGCATTTCGCAGGCGCTTGAGCTTTTCGAGAAGAACAATGTCTCCCAGCTGCCGGTGATCGAGCGGGGTGCACCGGTAGGCTGTGTCTCCGAATCGGCGATCGTAAAGGCGCTTGGCCAGCAGCGCCTCCACCCTGCCCACCCGGTAATTGTCCGGGACTTTATCGAGCCGGGTTTTCCCACGGTACCCCCGGACATGGACGTGGAGACGGTCATAAACATTCTCCAGCAGAACCATGCGGTGCTGGTGACCGAAGGACGCCTTGTAAAAGGCGTGATCACAAAACACGACCTGATCACGCTTATCGTCTGA
- the ade gene encoding adenine deaminase yields MDAPPLHANLIPAARGTEPADLVLKNAMLFDAFSCSWEEGDLAIKDGIIVGTGRSYRGIRERDLGGALVVPGLIDAHVHIESSLLVPQEYAHLVAAHGTTTVIADPHEIANIAGKEGIEYMLACRAGLPVDILYMLPSCVPATPADVGGAVLDAGDLAGFPGRDGILGLGEMMNVPGVLGGDPGVLAKLVLSRIRDGHAPHLSGPDLNAYLLSGPDSDHECTTASEAKEKLRCGMYLFVREGSTEKNIAALVPVVTPYTVSRCSFCTDDCHADLLAHSGHIDRCIRTAVAGGLEPELALRMATLSPAERFSLPDRGALAPGRRADFCIVDDPRHFAVKETYSRGRPVAEYAAPQARPPVFAALRCTVPSRDQIRLFGTGRARVIGLVPGQILTESLTFDLDAAALPDISRDLLKLVVCNRYGKGSVGTGIVHGFGFKDGAIAASISHDAHNIVAAGTGDEVILSALTAVIRAGGGMAAVHKKDVTVLPLDCAGLMSTHPAREVIAGLDALSAATRRIGGIDDPFMYLSFLALTVIPALRLTDRGLFDAVAFRDVPVFP; encoded by the coding sequence ATGGATGCCCCCCCTTTGCATGCGAACCTGATCCCGGCTGCCCGCGGTACAGAACCTGCGGATCTGGTCCTAAAAAACGCCATGCTCTTCGATGCCTTCTCCTGTTCCTGGGAGGAGGGTGATCTCGCAATAAAAGATGGTATCATAGTCGGGACGGGCAGATCCTACCGGGGCATCCGCGAGCGTGACCTTGGCGGTGCGCTCGTGGTACCGGGCCTCATCGATGCCCACGTACACATCGAGAGCTCGCTTCTGGTCCCGCAGGAGTATGCACACCTCGTTGCGGCACATGGCACGACAACGGTGATTGCAGATCCCCACGAGATTGCAAACATTGCAGGAAAAGAGGGGATCGAATACATGCTTGCCTGCCGGGCCGGCCTGCCGGTGGATATCCTCTACATGCTGCCGTCCTGTGTGCCGGCAACTCCTGCTGATGTGGGCGGGGCGGTGCTGGATGCAGGAGATCTTGCCGGCTTTCCTGGCCGGGACGGGATCCTCGGCCTTGGGGAGATGATGAACGTGCCCGGGGTTCTTGGCGGGGATCCCGGGGTTCTTGCCAAACTCGTGCTCTCCCGGATCCGTGACGGCCATGCACCGCACCTGTCCGGCCCTGACCTCAATGCGTATCTCCTCTCCGGCCCGGACAGCGACCACGAGTGCACAACAGCTAGTGAAGCAAAAGAAAAACTCCGGTGCGGCATGTATCTCTTTGTCCGTGAGGGCTCGACCGAGAAGAACATTGCCGCACTTGTCCCGGTAGTCACCCCATATACCGTTTCCCGGTGCAGTTTCTGTACCGACGACTGCCATGCCGACCTGCTTGCCCACAGTGGCCATATCGACCGCTGCATCCGCACGGCCGTGGCCGGGGGCCTTGAACCGGAGCTTGCCCTGCGGATGGCAACGCTTTCCCCTGCAGAGCGCTTTAGCCTTCCTGATCGTGGGGCGCTTGCGCCGGGCCGGAGGGCAGACTTCTGCATCGTTGACGATCCCCGGCACTTTGCAGTAAAGGAGACCTACTCCCGCGGGAGGCCGGTTGCGGAATATGCGGCACCGCAGGCCCGGCCGCCGGTATTTGCTGCGCTCCGCTGCACCGTACCCTCGCGGGATCAGATCCGGCTTTTTGGGACTGGCAGGGCCCGGGTGATCGGGCTTGTGCCCGGCCAGATCCTCACCGAATCGCTCACCTTCGATCTCGATGCTGCCGCACTTCCCGATATCTCCCGGGATCTCCTCAAGCTCGTGGTCTGTAACCGGTACGGAAAGGGATCGGTTGGTACCGGTATCGTGCATGGCTTTGGTTTTAAGGATGGAGCAATTGCCGCAAGCATTTCCCACGATGCCCACAATATCGTTGCCGCAGGGACCGGAGACGAGGTGATCCTTTCTGCCCTGACCGCCGTGATCCGGGCCGGGGGAGGCATGGCGGCGGTGCACAAAAAAGACGTGACGGTGCTCCCGCTCGACTGTGCCGGGCTCATGTCTACGCACCCTGCCCGGGAGGTTATTGCCGGGCTTGATGCCCTTTCTGCGGCAACACGCCGGATAGGGGGGATCGATGATCCGTTCATGTACCTCTCGTTCCTTGCGCTCACCGTGATACCGGCGCTGCGTCTCACCGACCGGGGACTTTTTGATGCAGTAGCTTTCCGGGACGTACCGGTCTTTCCCTGA
- a CDS encoding ParA family protein — translation MTFCHHKGGTGKTTSCLNIAGFCTLAGKKVLVVDCDPQANATAGLGIVPDPEKKNIYDVFMSRVEGFPQVPITDIICSSESGIDVAPATLDLVGAEPYLYGIASRAEVLKDALWPVKQRYDFILIDTPPSMGQFVINGLVAADHVIVTLDSGSFALAGVSPLLTIFGDIRESMGKNLSVDMAIISRWGEGGDLEPAVQEEETKKDLAGWLRSLFSPRHEPSEEEKRAEKERVKEHERLQGMLGEVEKKFADVHTVPYSPEVYEAQKRGLPLSHFAPDSSAGKAYRAIADEVIPWT, via the coding sequence ATCACGTTCTGCCATCATAAAGGCGGAACCGGGAAGACCACTTCCTGCCTGAATATTGCCGGGTTCTGTACTCTTGCAGGAAAAAAAGTGCTGGTGGTTGACTGCGACCCCCAGGCAAATGCCACGGCCGGTCTCGGCATCGTCCCTGACCCGGAGAAAAAGAACATCTATGATGTCTTCATGAGCCGGGTGGAGGGTTTTCCCCAGGTACCCATAACAGATATCATCTGTTCTTCCGAATCCGGTATCGACGTTGCACCGGCAACTCTCGATCTTGTCGGTGCAGAACCCTACCTGTACGGGATCGCGTCACGGGCCGAGGTGCTTAAAGACGCTCTCTGGCCGGTAAAACAGCGTTATGATTTTATCCTGATTGACACTCCCCCGAGCATGGGGCAGTTTGTGATTAACGGGCTTGTTGCCGCCGATCACGTAATTGTCACTCTTGATTCCGGCTCCTTTGCCCTTGCCGGCGTGAGTCCCCTCCTGACTATTTTCGGGGACATCCGGGAGAGTATGGGTAAGAACCTCAGTGTGGACATGGCAATTATTTCCCGCTGGGGAGAGGGTGGGGACCTGGAACCCGCAGTGCAGGAAGAGGAGACAAAAAAAGATCTTGCAGGCTGGCTGCGCTCGCTCTTTTCCCCCCGTCACGAGCCCAGTGAGGAGGAAAAAAGGGCAGAAAAAGAACGTGTGAAAGAACACGAGCGGTTACAGGGAATGCTTGGCGAGGTAGAAAAGAAGTTTGCCGATGTGCATACCGTGCCGTACTCTCCCGAGGTGTACGAGGCCCAGAAGCGCGGGCTGCCGCTTTCACACTTTGCTCCCGACAGCAGTGCCGGGAAGGCATACAGGGCAATCGCAGATGAAGTGATACCATGGACATGA
- a CDS encoding methyl-accepting chemotaxis protein: MDMTPLELAVKKAAEGDLAVRIDENHAEAELRPLAQQINRLIAKASDTAEKKQRADIMIKYNPLAIAILKKDRAIININKKYESLWRGTREELLKKRLYDFDITVISGDHLYACFETRKLAESHCRVKWADGTQKYLTLQAMPMLDKAGEADGAFYFWIDTTDLHDKVAEAEQIRQRADRIIEENPYALFTIDTGLTVRSINSAFLKLTGYSRDEAAHLTMKNFRFKKNKGASVEATITSKQRGHGESVIEFPAGTLTLDWYYIPLLTEKGEVESLLVVYNDITERRRQEQEIQELVDDSKKKAQVLSASAAVLETGLARLAEGDLTFIAEIDEKDPLVALKKDYNSATGSIRNVIDEIVKSARQLDATTAETGKSTQEISRSTEQVAISTQESAEGAKKQISEIEKVSSDVSDLSASIEEIASTTHDLMTHAQKAATEGNQAAELGKVATAKMKAVEKISGESVNEITALNERMKEISNIVKMIADISSQTNLLALNAAIEAARAGEHGRGFAVVAGEVRNLAGESKTATNNIETLIGSIQNNSEKTAAAIRNSYQEIQTGIESVNQTIEVLNRIISEAHVVSQGVTEITKATEAQAEATNRVMQGMEQTSTLTHENQQRMEDMAALAEETSASTQEIASASSELSRMAERLKVATDKFKLR, encoded by the coding sequence ATGGACATGACACCACTGGAACTGGCAGTAAAAAAAGCCGCAGAAGGGGACCTTGCGGTCCGCATTGACGAGAACCATGCAGAGGCAGAACTGCGTCCGCTGGCACAGCAGATAAACCGGCTTATTGCAAAGGCATCGGACACGGCGGAAAAAAAGCAGCGGGCAGATATCATGATCAAGTACAACCCGCTTGCGATTGCCATCTTAAAGAAAGACCGGGCAATTATCAATATCAACAAAAAATACGAATCGCTCTGGCGCGGGACCCGGGAAGAGCTCTTGAAAAAGCGGCTTTATGACTTCGATATTACGGTCATATCCGGCGATCACCTCTATGCCTGCTTTGAGACACGCAAGCTTGCCGAAAGCCACTGCCGGGTGAAGTGGGCTGACGGCACCCAGAAGTACCTGACGCTCCAGGCCATGCCGATGCTGGACAAGGCAGGGGAGGCTGACGGTGCATTCTATTTCTGGATCGATACCACCGATCTCCATGACAAAGTTGCCGAGGCAGAACAGATCCGGCAGCGGGCAGACCGTATTATCGAGGAAAACCCGTACGCGCTCTTTACCATCGATACCGGGCTTACCGTTCGTTCGATAAACAGTGCGTTTTTAAAGCTGACCGGGTATTCCCGGGACGAGGCTGCTCATCTCACCATGAAGAATTTCCGGTTCAAGAAGAACAAAGGCGCCAGTGTCGAGGCGACAATCACTTCAAAGCAGCGCGGGCACGGTGAATCGGTGATCGAGTTTCCCGCAGGCACCCTCACGCTCGACTGGTACTACATCCCGCTTCTCACCGAAAAAGGCGAGGTGGAATCCCTGCTCGTCGTGTACAACGATATCACCGAGCGGCGCCGGCAGGAACAGGAAATCCAGGAACTTGTGGACGATTCAAAGAAAAAAGCCCAGGTCCTTTCCGCAAGCGCAGCAGTTCTCGAGACCGGGCTTGCACGGCTTGCCGAAGGGGATCTCACCTTTATTGCAGAGATCGATGAGAAAGATCCGCTTGTGGCCTTAAAGAAGGATTACAACTCGGCCACCGGCTCCATAAGAAACGTGATCGACGAGATCGTAAAGTCTGCCCGCCAGCTTGACGCCACCACGGCAGAGACCGGCAAGAGCACCCAGGAGATCTCCCGGTCTACCGAGCAGGTGGCGATCTCCACCCAGGAATCCGCAGAAGGGGCAAAAAAACAGATCTCCGAGATCGAGAAAGTCTCAAGCGATGTCTCTGATCTCTCTGCCTCGATCGAGGAGATCGCAAGCACCACCCATGACCTTATGACCCACGCGCAGAAGGCCGCTACCGAGGGGAACCAGGCAGCAGAGCTGGGCAAGGTTGCAACCGCCAAGATGAAGGCCGTAGAAAAGATCTCGGGAGAGAGCGTCAACGAGATCACGGCCTTAAACGAGCGTATGAAGGAGATCTCCAACATCGTAAAGATGATCGCCGATATCTCCAGCCAGACAAACCTGCTGGCCTTAAACGCCGCGATCGAGGCCGCAAGAGCCGGCGAGCACGGCCGGGGTTTTGCGGTTGTGGCAGGAGAGGTCCGAAACCTTGCCGGGGAGTCCAAGACCGCCACCAACAATATCGAGACCCTGATTGGCTCCATCCAGAACAACAGCGAGAAGACCGCGGCGGCAATCAGGAACTCCTACCAGGAGATCCAGACAGGTATCGAGAGTGTCAACCAGACCATCGAGGTACTCAACCGGATCATCTCCGAAGCCCACGTGGTCTCGCAGGGGGTTACCGAGATCACCAAGGCCACCGAGGCTCAGGCCGAAGCCACAAACCGGGTGATGCAGGGCATGGAGCAGACAAGCACCCTCACCCATGAAAACCAGCAGCGCATGGAGGACATGGCAGCCCTTGCAGAGGAGACAAGCGCCTCCACCCAGGAGATCGCCAGTGCATCCTCAGAGCTCTCCCGCATGGCGGAGAGACTTAAAGTCGCAACCGACAAATTCAAGTTACGGTGA
- a CDS encoding chemotaxis protein CheW, with product MAGTIDVVEFELGGERYALDINLAREIVEMIPITPIPRAPAFISGVINLRGEITNIMNLNTLLALPEKEVRENQKIIVLVPDAANGNNVGIIVDDVASVRQVSQDNIEHIGSGISSEFSQFVKGIIKVTNEDTEKKEKDLIIWLDMERVIADLGSGSRNGPGAGTRHDAL from the coding sequence ATGGCCGGAACAATTGACGTAGTGGAGTTCGAATTAGGCGGGGAGCGGTATGCGCTTGACATCAACCTGGCGCGCGAGATCGTGGAGATGATACCGATCACCCCTATCCCCCGGGCGCCGGCCTTTATCTCGGGCGTGATCAACCTTCGGGGTGAGATCACCAATATCATGAACCTCAATACGCTCCTTGCGCTGCCGGAAAAGGAAGTGCGCGAGAACCAGAAGATCATTGTTCTTGTGCCCGATGCGGCAAACGGGAACAATGTCGGGATTATTGTCGACGATGTTGCAAGTGTCCGCCAGGTATCACAAGACAACATCGAGCACATCGGCTCCGGGATATCTTCGGAATTCTCGCAGTTTGTCAAGGGGATTATCAAGGTCACAAACGAGGATACTGAAAAAAAGGAAAAAGATCTCATCATCTGGCTTGATATGGAACGGGTGATTGCAGACCTGGGCAGCGGGTCAAGGAACGGCCCGGGAGCCGGTACCAGGCATGATGCCCTGTGA